A DNA window from Micromonospora sp. NBC_01739 contains the following coding sequences:
- a CDS encoding FG-GAP-like repeat-containing protein: MSPPARAAAEEFRTITREGVILQYHRVPKQVTPVKGTGPTRSDFDGDGVDDVAVASDLSQTGLPHYTTGVVVVRYSSAPHVDYFAGVLPPSGGCGCFGMAVVAGDFNSDGYDDLVIGDSEEVDPGNKARAGGVWVIPGSRNGLVVDSVRHFNQSSPGVPGAAENHDSFGAALAAGDINGDGRDDLAIGAYGESIGKVKEAGAVTILYGGAGGLRTTGAQQLHQNLAAVPGSAEREDRFGWTLAIGKVNNNKYADLVIGAPLENDRQTWTGTGMVTLMWGSANGVKLSGATSVTGAGVYKATGREDTIAWYLGMSLAIGDVNGDGLGEVIAGASGAQTPHLNGGLIAVFTGRTGGAGLSGKAVKIITQRTAGVPGSPEQEDRFGATLAVGDVTGDGRADVLVGVPGESIGKKKQAGTVALLKGSASGLTGKGAQGFDQDHSVVPGGAERGDLFGGEVAILNLDGKGPLDALVASPGEEVAGDQVGYPSGTLSRFHGASGGLVPQAGSWSGMSLRTDQLWPERFGARIAGPVSGGPRYF; encoded by the coding sequence GTGAGCCCTCCCGCACGGGCGGCGGCAGAGGAGTTCCGGACCATCACCCGGGAGGGTGTGATCCTCCAGTACCACCGGGTGCCGAAGCAGGTCACGCCGGTGAAGGGGACCGGGCCGACCCGGTCCGACTTCGACGGCGACGGGGTCGATGACGTCGCGGTGGCCAGCGACTTGTCGCAGACCGGACTGCCGCATTACACGACCGGGGTCGTGGTGGTGCGCTACTCGTCCGCACCGCACGTCGACTACTTCGCGGGTGTACTTCCGCCGAGCGGTGGCTGTGGCTGCTTCGGCATGGCGGTGGTGGCCGGTGACTTCAACAGTGACGGCTACGACGACCTGGTCATCGGCGACTCCGAGGAGGTGGATCCGGGGAACAAGGCCCGCGCCGGTGGGGTGTGGGTGATCCCGGGCAGCCGCAATGGCCTGGTGGTCGACTCGGTGCGGCATTTCAACCAGAGCAGCCCCGGGGTGCCCGGTGCGGCCGAGAACCATGACTCGTTCGGTGCCGCCCTGGCGGCCGGTGACATCAACGGCGACGGCCGGGACGACCTGGCGATCGGGGCGTACGGCGAGTCGATCGGCAAGGTCAAGGAGGCTGGTGCGGTCACCATCCTGTACGGCGGGGCGGGTGGCCTGCGGACCACCGGCGCTCAGCAACTGCACCAGAACCTCGCCGCGGTGCCGGGTTCCGCGGAGCGCGAAGACCGCTTCGGCTGGACCCTGGCGATCGGCAAGGTGAACAACAACAAGTACGCCGACCTGGTCATCGGCGCTCCGCTGGAGAACGACCGCCAGACCTGGACCGGCACCGGCATGGTGACCCTGATGTGGGGCTCGGCCAACGGGGTGAAGCTCAGCGGCGCCACCTCGGTCACCGGCGCGGGGGTCTACAAGGCGACCGGCCGCGAGGACACCATCGCCTGGTACCTGGGCATGTCGCTGGCGATCGGCGACGTCAACGGCGACGGGCTGGGCGAGGTCATCGCCGGAGCATCCGGTGCCCAGACCCCGCACCTCAACGGCGGACTGATCGCGGTCTTCACCGGCCGTACCGGCGGCGCAGGGCTGTCCGGCAAAGCCGTGAAGATCATTACCCAGCGTACGGCCGGGGTCCCCGGCAGCCCCGAGCAGGAGGACCGGTTCGGTGCGACCCTGGCGGTCGGCGATGTGACCGGCGACGGTCGGGCCGACGTGCTGGTCGGCGTACCGGGGGAGTCCATCGGTAAGAAGAAGCAGGCGGGCACGGTCGCTCTGCTGAAGGGTTCCGCGTCCGGGCTGACCGGCAAGGGCGCCCAGGGGTTCGACCAGGATCATTCCGTCGTGCCGGGCGGCGCCGAGCGTGGCGATCTGTTCGGCGGCGAGGTGGCCATTCTCAACCTCGACGGCAAGGGTCCGCTGGATGCCCTGGTGGCTTCGCCGGGTGAGGAAGTCGCCGGTGATCAAGTGGGATACCCTTCCGGCACGTTGTCGCGGTTCCACGGTGCCTCGGGCGGTCTCGTGCCGCAGGCGGGCTCCTGGAGCGGCATGTCCCTGCGCACCGACCAGCTCTGGCCGGAAAGGTTCGGCGCGCGGATCGCCGGCCCGGTCAGTGGTGGCCCGCGATACTTCTGA
- a CDS encoding FG-GAP repeat protein yields the protein MLAVATGLAVSVPAPAAANDYRTATRDGIVLQHYRVAKATTPVKGTGPTRSDFDGDGIDDIAASADPSEHRFPQTPMGLVVVRYSSAPYVDYFAPAVTPGGGEPAFGEVLAAGDFNGDGYDDLAVGDYGEYDLSAKANAGGVWVIPGSGTGLRLDGAKHFTQSTPGVPGASEEGDWFGSALAAGDINGDGRDDLAVGAYGEAIGKLTYAGAVTVLYGGASGLTGTGAQQLHQNQAAVPGSAERNDHFGWTLAIGKVNNNKYADLVIGAPGENEDSSPTGSGMLTLMWGSANGVKLSGATSVTGAALRKATGRDDSYVRSLGMALAIGDVNGDKLGEVIAGAPYTQSPKGNEGMVAVFTGRTGGAGLSSGAVKMFSQRTPGVPGSAEVGDLFGATLAVGDVTGDGRVDVLVGAPGEAIGTKKRAGTVALLKGSASGLTGTGAQGFDQDHPVVPGGAESNDLFGGEVAILNLDGKGPLDAIVASPGELVSADPERPASGSVALFHGGSGGLVPQSASWSGASMRTDFVWPKWYGRRLATAQSGALMYH from the coding sequence ATGTTGGCGGTAGCCACCGGCCTGGCGGTGAGTGTGCCCGCCCCGGCGGCGGCGAACGACTACCGGACGGCCACCCGGGACGGGATCGTCCTTCAGCACTACCGGGTGGCGAAGGCGACCACCCCGGTCAAGGGGACCGGGCCTACCCGGTCCGACTTCGACGGTGACGGCATCGACGACATCGCCGCCTCCGCCGACCCCTCCGAGCACCGCTTCCCGCAGACCCCGATGGGTCTGGTGGTGGTGCGTTACTCCTCGGCACCGTACGTCGACTACTTCGCTCCCGCGGTCACGCCGGGCGGCGGTGAGCCCGCCTTCGGCGAGGTACTCGCCGCCGGGGACTTCAACGGTGACGGCTACGACGACCTGGCCGTCGGCGACTACGGCGAGTACGACCTGAGCGCGAAGGCGAACGCCGGCGGGGTCTGGGTGATCCCGGGCAGCGGCACCGGCCTGCGGCTCGACGGGGCGAAGCACTTCACCCAGAGCACGCCGGGAGTGCCGGGCGCCTCGGAGGAGGGCGACTGGTTCGGTTCGGCGCTGGCGGCCGGTGACATCAACGGCGACGGCCGGGACGACCTGGCGGTCGGGGCGTACGGCGAGGCGATCGGCAAGCTCACCTACGCCGGGGCGGTGACCGTCCTGTACGGCGGGGCCAGCGGGCTGACCGGCACCGGTGCGCAGCAGTTGCACCAGAACCAGGCCGCCGTTCCGGGTTCCGCCGAGCGCAACGACCACTTCGGCTGGACCCTGGCCATCGGAAAGGTCAACAACAACAAGTACGCCGACCTGGTCATCGGCGCACCGGGCGAGAACGAGGACAGCTCTCCTACCGGCAGCGGGATGCTCACGCTGATGTGGGGCTCCGCGAACGGGGTGAAGCTCAGCGGCGCCACCTCGGTCACCGGGGCGGCACTGCGCAAGGCGACCGGTCGTGACGACAGCTACGTGCGGAGCCTCGGCATGGCGCTGGCCATCGGTGACGTCAACGGCGACAAACTGGGCGAGGTGATCGCCGGGGCGCCGTACACGCAGTCCCCGAAGGGCAACGAGGGCATGGTCGCGGTCTTCACCGGTCGTACCGGTGGCGCCGGCCTGTCCAGCGGCGCGGTGAAGATGTTCAGCCAGCGTACGCCCGGGGTGCCCGGTTCGGCGGAGGTCGGTGACCTGTTCGGTGCCACCCTGGCGGTCGGTGACGTGACCGGCGACGGTCGGGTCGACGTGCTGGTGGGCGCGCCCGGTGAGGCGATCGGTACGAAGAAGCGGGCGGGCACGGTCGCCCTGCTCAAGGGTTCCGCATCCGGGTTGACCGGCACCGGTGCCCAGGGCTTCGACCAGGACCACCCGGTCGTACCGGGTGGGGCCGAGAGCAACGACCTGTTCGGCGGCGAGGTGGCCATCCTCAATCTGGACGGCAAGGGACCCCTGGACGCTATCGTGGCCTCGCCCGGGGAACTGGTCAGCGCGGACCCGGAGCGGCCCGCCTCCGGGTCGGTCGCCCTGTTCCACGGTGGTTCCGGTGGGTTGGTTCCGCAGTCCGCCTCGTGGAGTGGGGCGAGCATGCGTACGGACTTCGTCTGGCCCAAGTGGTACGGACGTCGCCTGGCCACCGCCCAGTCCGGCGCCCTGATGTACCACTGA
- a CDS encoding DUF397 domain-containing protein has protein sequence MERNEARLTGARWRKSSRSSGNGGDCVEVADNLPGLVGVRDSKDPTGPALVFTPTAWRAFLAEIN, from the coding sequence GTGGAGCGCAACGAAGCCCGGCTGACCGGCGCCCGGTGGCGCAAGAGCAGCCGCAGCAGCGGTAACGGCGGCGACTGCGTCGAGGTCGCGGACAACCTGCCCGGCCTGGTCGGGGTACGCGACTCGAAGGATCCGACCGGGCCGGCGCTGGTCTTCACCCCGACCGCCTGGCGGGCCTTCCTCGCTGAGATCAACTGA
- a CDS encoding helix-turn-helix domain-containing protein: MNDALRVALRDTGHTIESLAERVGVDPKTVSRWLLEDRIPHARHRLTAADALQKNVSDIWPDISRRRALVWFRPWQEIEREATTLRSYQPLVVPGLLQTEAYARAVLSGGGLIPRSEVERVVAHRMSRQLILQREEPPRLTVVLDEAVLRRPVGGPAVMREQLLALAESAGQPHIRVYVVPSTVGEYAGINGPFVLATAEDHRIAGYLDNQLQGQVVSEHDEIAAILAVWENVRGETLSRWQSVDLIREVAESWSATKPG, encoded by the coding sequence ATGAATGACGCATTGCGAGTCGCCTTGCGGGACACCGGGCACACCATCGAGTCCTTAGCGGAACGCGTCGGGGTCGACCCAAAGACAGTCAGCCGGTGGCTGTTGGAAGATCGGATCCCACACGCCCGGCACCGGCTCACGGCGGCAGATGCGCTACAGAAGAATGTCTCGGACATTTGGCCGGACATTTCGCGGCGTCGGGCGTTGGTCTGGTTCCGCCCCTGGCAGGAGATCGAACGCGAGGCGACCACCCTGCGCTCGTATCAACCCCTGGTGGTGCCGGGCCTGCTACAGACCGAGGCCTACGCCCGCGCGGTGCTCAGCGGCGGCGGCCTGATCCCCCGCAGCGAGGTGGAGCGGGTGGTCGCCCACCGAATGTCCCGCCAACTGATTCTCCAACGGGAGGAGCCCCCGCGACTCACCGTCGTACTGGACGAGGCCGTGCTGCGCCGCCCGGTAGGCGGCCCGGCCGTCATGCGCGAGCAGTTGCTGGCCCTGGCCGAATCCGCCGGCCAGCCGCACATCCGGGTGTACGTGGTGCCGTCCACTGTGGGGGAATACGCCGGAATCAATGGGCCGTTCGTGCTGGCCACTGCGGAAGATCACCGCATCGCGGGTTACCTGGACAACCAGTTGCAGGGCCAGGTGGTTAGCGAACATGACGAGATCGCGGCGATACTGGCCGTGTGGGAGAACGTGCGCGGCGAGACCCTGTCGCGCTGGCAGTCGGTCGACCTGATCAGGGAGGTAGCGGAGTCGTGGAGCGCAACGAAGCCCGGCTGA
- a CDS encoding flavin reductase produces MSRRRSYPSRRREHLPSRPTWRCRACGCSWPCSAAKLRLLGRYREDRAGLLIHLTALHEEAAAELGDVISAVVLLDRFVSWARVRG; encoded by the coding sequence ATGAGCCGTCGCCGGTCGTACCCGTCCCGTCGGCGGGAGCATTTGCCATCCCGGCCGACGTGGCGGTGCCGGGCCTGCGGATGCTCGTGGCCGTGCAGCGCGGCCAAGCTGCGGCTGCTGGGGCGGTACCGGGAGGATCGGGCCGGACTGTTGATCCACCTGACGGCGCTGCACGAGGAGGCCGCCGCCGAACTCGGTGACGTCATCTCAGCCGTCGTACTGCTCGACCGCTTCGTGTCCTGGGCGCGTGTCCGAGGGTGA
- a CDS encoding PadR family transcriptional regulator — protein MQEPTFLILTALAAQPLHGYGVIRAVDELSGGEVKLRPGTLYGALDRLTEQGLVAVDREEAVEGRLRRYYRLSDPGAAALKAQIERLRRHAAAAETQLGKRLGNALSFGTVTA, from the coding sequence ATGCAGGAACCCACTTTTCTGATCCTCACTGCACTCGCCGCGCAGCCACTGCACGGCTACGGGGTCATCCGAGCGGTCGATGAACTGTCGGGGGGCGAGGTCAAGCTGCGACCGGGCACCCTCTACGGCGCCCTCGACCGGTTGACGGAGCAGGGCCTGGTCGCCGTGGACCGGGAGGAGGCCGTCGAGGGCCGACTGCGCCGCTACTACCGGCTCAGTGATCCGGGGGCCGCCGCCCTCAAGGCACAGATCGAGCGGTTGCGCCGGCACGCCGCCGCCGCTGAGACCCAGCTCGGCAAGCGCCTGGGCAACGCCCTGAGCTTCGGCACGGTGACCGCATGA
- a CDS encoding FitA-like ribbon-helix-helix domain-containing protein, which yields MAALSIRDLDDSVKDKLRLRAARHGRSMEAEIRAILTTAVAEDTQRADLFGALTERFQQLGGVDLDIPERTTPPRAADLVE from the coding sequence ATGGCTGCCCTCAGCATCCGAGACTTGGATGACTCGGTGAAGGACAAGCTCCGTCTCCGCGCTGCTCGGCATGGTCGGTCGATGGAGGCCGAAATCCGAGCCATCCTGACCACCGCAGTTGCCGAGGACACTCAGCGCGCTGATCTGTTCGGCGCCCTCACCGAGCGGTTCCAGCAACTCGGCGGCGTGGATCTCGACATCCCGGAGCGGACCACGCCGCCCCGGGCGGCTGATCTGGTCGAATGA
- a CDS encoding type II toxin-antitoxin system VapC family toxin, protein MIVLDTNVVSELMRAEPAPRVLAWVRANSDNGLYTTAVTVAEIRYGIARLPEGRRRESLHQAANEIFSAFPRQVLPFGLGAANAYAEIVADRETTGHPIDGFDAQIAAICRSQVATLATRNLKDFANTGIVTVDPWDEPFD, encoded by the coding sequence ATGATCGTCCTCGACACGAACGTCGTCTCTGAACTCATGCGCGCGGAGCCGGCCCCAAGAGTGCTTGCCTGGGTGCGGGCGAACTCGGACAACGGTCTCTACACCACAGCGGTCACCGTCGCGGAGATCCGCTATGGCATCGCTCGCCTGCCCGAGGGCCGACGTCGGGAGTCGCTACATCAGGCGGCCAACGAGATATTCTCCGCCTTCCCGCGGCAGGTCCTTCCCTTCGGTCTCGGCGCAGCCAATGCCTACGCCGAAATCGTCGCTGACCGGGAGACCACCGGCCATCCGATCGATGGCTTTGACGCGCAGATCGCAGCGATCTGCCGCTCCCAGGTGGCCACTCTTGCCACCCGCAACCTGAAAGATTTCGCCAACACCGGCATCGTCACGGTGGATCCCTGGGACGAGCCGTTCGACTGA
- a CDS encoding DNA polymerase III subunit gamma and tau has translation MALALYRKYRPRTFAEVIGQEHVTEPLSQALRSGRLNHAYLFSGPRGCGKTSSARILARSLNCEQGPTPEPCGVCASCRSLGSDGAGSIDVIEIDAASHGGVDDARELREKAFFAPASSRFKIYVIDEAHMVSSAGFNALLKLVEEPPEYVKFIFATTEPEKVLGTIKSRTHHYPFRLIPPKVLRPYLEQLCQAEGVQVEPAVFPLVVRAGGGSARDSLSVLDQLIAGAGPDGVTYARAAALLGVTDSALIDEMCDALAAGDGAAAYATVDRVAEAGHDPRRFASDLLERLRDLIVLQQVPDAAAKGLIDGPDDQIERMTAQAQRLGPGTLSRCADIVHDGLVQMRGTTAPRLLLELICARMLLPGVDDSTGGLLHRLERMERRLILAGTETPSAAADSAPATTPPTVRTQPPAPPAAAAATRAATAAAASATANGAGVTRAASPAPETQAGSGGAAYDGGAPQAGVAGPTAADDAPGSVPAGEAAPAPRRQVPPSAVMPDPVTPEPPRPGAVTPGVLDAVAVRRVWPEVVGKVNRSNKKIAALMRDAVVRDLDGDTLVLTVKSAVLARMMSDHAQVLTDALYEELGGRWQIRFEVAGERSGMSPGNPRATAPSRPQSPAPSNGTTPAAPPVASTPSAGAQGGGHPAAPGGSADPSAADGLAGRPAMAGGPAGSAAAGGSAEEDEGWPEPARPGGAAATGTAEASEADNDWPEAARPGGASGVGSGTSTNGASGEARSTAVDPGQAGRSGATGLGRSATSGMQPGGPAPGGAQSGGLATGGAQFGGPADGGAQSAGSATARAQASGAGPVGSAAGGAPSARAGTGTAVAAGARTTRSEVPAPGGGRSAPASSAIAAARAAAAGRGTRTSQAARQTADAEFAGEPPYDPDFDGPLRGGGVSAAPTAAYEGFDPGDEPLDEIIDEKTARQSSEEQALRLLREAFAGTEKISESDTR, from the coding sequence GTGGCACTGGCGCTCTACCGCAAGTACCGGCCGCGTACCTTCGCCGAGGTCATCGGGCAGGAGCACGTCACCGAGCCGCTGTCGCAGGCACTTCGCAGCGGGCGGCTCAACCATGCGTACCTCTTCTCCGGGCCGCGTGGGTGTGGCAAGACCTCCAGCGCCCGGATCCTGGCCCGCTCCCTCAACTGTGAGCAGGGTCCCACCCCGGAGCCCTGCGGGGTCTGCGCGTCGTGCCGCTCGCTGGGCAGCGACGGGGCCGGCTCGATCGACGTCATCGAGATCGACGCGGCCAGCCACGGTGGTGTGGACGACGCCCGCGAGCTGCGGGAGAAGGCCTTCTTCGCGCCGGCCAGCAGCCGCTTCAAGATCTATGTCATCGACGAGGCGCACATGGTCTCGTCGGCCGGCTTCAACGCCCTGCTCAAGCTGGTGGAGGAGCCCCCGGAGTACGTCAAGTTCATCTTCGCCACCACCGAGCCGGAGAAGGTCCTCGGCACGATCAAGTCGCGGACCCACCACTACCCCTTCCGGCTGATCCCGCCGAAGGTGCTGCGGCCCTACCTGGAGCAGTTGTGCCAGGCCGAGGGGGTTCAGGTCGAGCCGGCGGTGTTTCCGCTGGTCGTACGGGCCGGTGGGGGCAGCGCCCGGGACAGTCTCTCCGTACTCGATCAGCTCATCGCCGGTGCCGGCCCGGACGGTGTCACCTACGCGCGGGCCGCCGCGCTGCTCGGTGTCACCGACTCGGCGCTGATCGACGAGATGTGCGACGCCCTGGCCGCCGGGGACGGCGCCGCCGCGTACGCCACGGTCGACCGGGTCGCAGAGGCCGGGCACGATCCGCGTCGGTTCGCCTCGGATCTGCTGGAGCGGCTGCGTGACCTGATCGTGCTGCAGCAGGTGCCGGACGCCGCCGCCAAGGGCCTGATCGACGGCCCGGACGACCAGATCGAGCGGATGACCGCCCAGGCCCAGCGGCTGGGTCCGGGCACCCTGTCCCGGTGCGCCGACATCGTGCACGACGGCCTGGTGCAGATGCGCGGCACGACCGCCCCCCGGCTGCTGCTGGAGCTGATCTGCGCCCGGATGCTGCTGCCCGGGGTGGACGACTCCACCGGCGGCCTGCTCCACCGCCTGGAACGCATGGAACGTCGGCTGATCCTCGCCGGCACGGAAACCCCGTCGGCCGCCGCCGACTCCGCGCCGGCCACAACCCCCCCGACGGTACGCACCCAGCCTCCCGCCCCGCCCGCGGCTGCCGCCGCGACCCGGGCCGCCACCGCCGCTGCCGCGTCGGCTACCGCCAACGGCGCCGGGGTGACCCGGGCTGCCTCGCCGGCTCCCGAGACCCAGGCCGGAAGTGGTGGTGCCGCCTACGACGGCGGAGCGCCCCAGGCCGGCGTCGCAGGGCCGACTGCCGCCGACGACGCCCCCGGCTCGGTCCCGGCGGGCGAGGCAGCACCTGCCCCACGTCGGCAGGTTCCGCCCTCGGCCGTGATGCCCGATCCGGTCACCCCCGAGCCGCCCCGACCGGGTGCGGTGACTCCCGGGGTGCTCGACGCGGTCGCGGTACGGCGGGTCTGGCCGGAGGTGGTCGGCAAGGTCAACCGGAGCAACAAGAAGATCGCGGCGCTGATGCGTGACGCGGTCGTACGCGACCTCGACGGCGACACCCTCGTACTGACCGTGAAGTCGGCCGTACTGGCCCGGATGATGTCCGACCACGCGCAGGTGCTCACGGACGCGCTCTACGAGGAGTTGGGCGGACGCTGGCAGATCCGGTTCGAGGTGGCCGGCGAGCGGAGCGGAATGTCACCCGGCAACCCGCGCGCCACCGCCCCGTCGCGTCCCCAGTCTCCAGCACCCTCGAACGGCACGACCCCCGCCGCACCACCGGTGGCTTCGACCCCGTCGGCCGGGGCCCAGGGCGGAGGTCACCCCGCAGCGCCCGGAGGATCGGCGGATCCTTCAGCGGCCGACGGACTGGCGGGTCGTCCCGCAATGGCCGGGGGACCGGCGGGTTCCGCAGCGGCCGGGGGATCGGCCGAGGAGGACGAGGGGTGGCCCGAACCGGCCCGCCCCGGCGGCGCTGCCGCCACCGGCACTGCCGAGGCGAGCGAGGCGGACAACGACTGGCCGGAGGCGGCGCGCCCCGGTGGCGCCAGTGGTGTCGGCTCCGGTACCTCCACGAACGGTGCTTCCGGCGAAGCCCGGTCGACTGCAGTGGACCCGGGCCAAGCAGGTCGGTCCGGCGCAACCGGGTTGGGCAGATCCGCTACTAGCGGGATGCAGCCGGGTGGTCCGGCCCCCGGCGGAGCGCAGTCCGGCGGGCTGGCTACCGGCGGGGCACAGTTCGGTGGGCCCGCTGACGGCGGGGCACAGTCGGCCGGATCGGCCACCGCCAGGGCCCAGGCGAGCGGGGCAGGACCGGTCGGGTCGGCTGCCGGCGGGGCACCGAGCGCGCGGGCGGGTACCGGGACTGCGGTCGCAGCAGGAGCGAGGACGACCCGGTCGGAGGTACCGGCCCCCGGAGGCGGCAGAAGCGCCCCGGCAAGCAGTGCGATCGCGGCAGCCCGTGCGGCAGCGGCCGGACGGGGTACCCGTACCAGCCAGGCGGCCCGGCAGACCGCGGACGCCGAGTTCGCCGGCGAGCCGCCGTACGATCCGGATTTCGACGGCCCGTTGCGCGGCGGCGGCGTCAGTGCTGCCCCCACGGCCGCCTACGAGGGATTCGACCCGGGCGACGAGCCCCTGGACGAGATCATCGACGAGAAGACCGCCCGCCAGTCGAGCGAGGAACAGGCGCTACGCCTGCTCCGCGAAGCCTTCGCCGGCACCGAAAAGATCAGCGAATCCGACACCCGCTGA
- a CDS encoding YbaB/EbfC family nucleoid-associated protein — MQQMLKQAQKMQQQIAKAQAELAEAEVSGTAGGGLVTATVSGAGEIKSIKIDPKAVDPEDVETLEDLVVAALNNASEAARQLTEQKMGPVAGGMGGLGLPGF, encoded by the coding sequence ATGCAGCAGATGCTGAAGCAGGCGCAGAAGATGCAGCAGCAGATCGCCAAGGCGCAGGCCGAGTTGGCCGAGGCCGAGGTGTCCGGCACCGCCGGTGGTGGTCTGGTCACCGCGACGGTCTCCGGTGCTGGCGAGATCAAGAGCATCAAGATCGATCCGAAGGCGGTCGACCCGGAGGATGTGGAGACCCTGGAGGACCTGGTCGTCGCGGCGCTGAACAACGCCAGCGAGGCGGCCCGCCAGTTGACCGAGCAGAAGATGGGCCCGGTGGCGGGCGGGATGGGCGGCCTCGGCCTGCCCGGGTTCTGA
- the recR gene encoding recombination mediator RecR, translating into MYEGAIQDLIDELGRLPGVGPKSAQRIAFYVLSADPADVNRLAGALRKVKELVRFCTNCYNVAESDQCRICRDPRRSDEVVCVVEEPKDVVAIERTGEFRGRYHVLGGAINPLEGIGPDNLRIRELMTRLGSGVVRELILATDPNTEGEATATYLALLVKPMGISVTRLASGLPVGGDLEYADEITLGRAFEGRRAV; encoded by the coding sequence ATGTACGAGGGTGCCATCCAGGACCTGATCGACGAGTTGGGTCGGCTGCCGGGGGTCGGTCCCAAGAGTGCCCAGCGGATCGCCTTCTACGTGCTGTCCGCGGACCCGGCCGACGTCAATCGGCTGGCGGGGGCGTTGCGGAAGGTCAAGGAGTTGGTGCGGTTCTGCACCAACTGTTACAACGTCGCCGAGTCGGACCAGTGCCGGATCTGCCGCGACCCGCGCCGCAGCGACGAGGTGGTCTGCGTGGTCGAGGAGCCGAAGGACGTCGTGGCGATCGAGCGGACCGGTGAGTTCCGCGGGCGCTACCACGTGCTCGGTGGAGCGATCAATCCGCTGGAGGGCATCGGTCCGGACAACCTGCGGATCCGGGAGCTGATGACCCGGCTCGGTAGCGGGGTGGTCCGTGAGCTGATTCTGGCCACCGATCCGAACACCGAGGGTGAGGCGACCGCTACCTACCTGGCGTTGCTGGTCAAGCCGATGGGGATCTCGGTGACCCGGCTCGCCAGTGGCCTGCCGGTCGGCGGTGACCTGGAGTACGCCGACGAGATCACCCTGGGGCGTGCCTTCGAGGGGCGTCGGGCCGTCTGA